In the Clostridium sp. 'White wine YQ' genome, CATAATTTTATTTACTGTGGTTAATTTTCCATCTGTATAATAAAAAACTCCTAATGCCTCACTCTTATACATTGCTATTTCCTCATACTTGTTTTCTACTCCATAATTTATCTTCAGTTTATTATCTAAAACCTCATATTTTTTAACCTGAGTTCTATTTATATTGCTCTCAATTGCTATTATTCCATTTGAGAACTTATCCTCATCTAGACTATTTTTGCAATAACTTTTCTTAAAATCTATTAAGTCCACAATTATCCTAAGCATAAAACATAGCAATATGCTTGATATAAATAAATATATTATAGTTTCAATCAGGATTACTCCTTTTTTCATTTCTATCTTACATTTCTTGATATACAAACCTCCTCACTGACCATATTACTATTAAATTTACTAACCTTTTGCTCAATCTTTACCTTTATAGTATTCTCACTATTTAATTTTTGAATTTTTATGTATTTATTATTGCTATTTATTGAAGCATCAAATAAATCTGTAATATTATTATTTATAATTCTATCAATATCTAAGTTTTCAGAGTTTATATACAAGGTTTCATTATCCTTAAATGCTGCTAGAAGATTATCATATCCTGCATTATAGAGTAATTCCTTTTTAATACTCTTAAAAATCACAGTCTCTTTTCTAATTTCTTCTCTATAAGCTAAAACCTTTTTAGCACTACCATAGCACTTAATTGAAATTAAAAATAAAATGCATAAAATTGCTATTACTATAGGAATTTCTATTAATACTAACCCTTTATTTTTATTTAACATTTATATACTCGCTTCCTGCTGTAATAGATAATACATCTTTCTCTAGCTTCCCTTTTTTGACTGAAATTGTAGTTGATATATTGGCTTCTCCATTAGGATCAAGTAAAAATATGTTCTTACCATTTGAATACTTATATACATAACCATTTGGCAATTGATATTTTTTAATTAACAATCCTTTTTTATCATATATATTTATTCTTTTATCTGAAAAAGCTACTTTAATATATTGATTTGTATACTTACTCTTTAGTTTTCCAAAACAAATACTATCCTCTGTAAATACTTTTATTTCATCTATTTTATCTTCATTTATTATTTTTACTAAAGGTTTTATAAAAACAAAAATTGTACTTATAATTACCACAAGTATTGCAACCGAACAAAGTAATTCGATTAATGTAAATCCTCTTTTCCTCACAACTTAACTCCATCATATATTGGTAGTAAAAAAATAATAAACATAGAAATAATTACTGTGCTTAAAATTAAAATAATTGTCGGTTCAATTATAGTTGTTATGCTATCTGTTTTATATGTTATTTGTTTTTCTTTTTCTTCAGCTAATGATTTTAGTCTTTCACTTAATGTTCCAGTTTCTTCGCCAACTTTTACAAAGGAAATTGTATATAATGATATACAGCTCATTTCATCAAGAACTAAACTTAAAGCTTTACCTTGGATTAAGTTTTCATAAATATATAGTACTTTTTCCTTTACAACTGGAATATTAACCTCGTTTCCAAACTGATAAAGTGCATTTTGGACATTAACTCCACTTTGAAATATCAAATAAAAAACTTGAATAATATAAAATTCAATAAATTGATTAAAGAATTTAAATTTTCCAATGATCTTCATAATTCTGGTATTAAAAATCTTAAAACACAAAATATATGGAATTAATACTCCATAACAAACTACATTAATGCAGCTAACGACGGGCATTTTATCGAAGCTTTTTCTCAAATCGAAAATCATCTTACAAATACCCTTGGGAACAATTTCTAGTGAAGAATACATATCAATAAATTGCGGTAGTAAATAAATGAACATTATCACTGAAATTAATATAATTAACGAAATTAGTATCATAGGATAAATAAGTGCATTAACTATTTTTTTCTTAATTGTGTGTAAATTTTTATAAAAGTTTCCTAGAGAATCAAGAGTTTCTTGTAGCTTACCAGTATTCTCACCTATCAATATCATTTCTTTAAATATTACAGGGAAGATATTTAAGCCTCCCATTGCTTTAGAAATGCTATACCCTTCTCTTACCTTATCTCTAACTAAAGTAATTGCTTCCTTATGATATTTATTTTTCAAATTAAGCTTAATCATTTCAAATGCTTCATCTATTGGTATGCCACAATTTATTGTGTTTCCTAAGGATTCAGCTATATAACTTAATGTTAGATTATCAATTCTATGTGCTTTACTACGCTTCAATATTCTCTCCTTCAAGAAAATTTATATAAGTATCTAAGCTAATTACTCCTTCCTCTAGGAGATTTTTAAGTCTAGTAAAAAAATTGCTGCTAAACTTAGAGCCTACTTCCCCTCTTAAGTATTCTTTTATATTTGCCTTTTCTATGTCCTTAATAAACAACATGTCGTAAATTAATATTCTCCCTTGAGTTCCAGTGTAATTACACTCTTCACAGCCAGTGCCCTTATAAGAAACTTCCATACTAATCTTGTGTTTATTTCTAATTTCATCACTGATTCTATTAACAGTATTACAATTGCTACAATTCCGTTTAACTAATCTCTGAGAAATCACTAATATCATTGAATCCATTAGTAGATATTCCTCTATACCCATCTCTTTTAATCTTGAAAAAACTTCATATGGGCTTTTCGTATGAATTGTTGTATATACCTTATGCCCTGTAATTGCTGCTCTTACTGCAATTCTTGCAGTTTCCTCATCACGTATTTCCCCAATCATTATAATATCTGGATCTTGTCTTAGAATACTTCTTAATCCATTTGAAAATGTTATTCCAGCTTTGGTATTTACTCCAACTTGGTTTATCCCATTTATTAGCATTTCTACTGGATCTTCAATTGTTGTAATATTTACATCTTTACTTTTTTCTTCATTAAGTATTGAATACAATGTGGTTGATTTTCCAGAACCTGTAGGCCCATTTACCACTATCATCCCATTCCTTACAGCAAGGGCTCTTTTAAGCAAACTTAAATCATCTTTAGAGAAATTAAGATTTTCTAGATTATATTTATCCCAATTGTTATAAAGCACTCTTATTACTATTTTTTCACCATAATATGTCGGAAGTGTTGAAACTCTTAAATCTAATAATTCTCCATTTTTCATGTTATGCAACATCTTTCCATCTTGAGGTCTTAATTTATCTGAAAAATCCATATTACTTTTTATCTTAATTCTAGTAGCAATATTTAAATATTTTTCCTTATCAATCTTAAATGCTAATATTAACGAACCATTTAATCTATATTTAATTAGTACCTCTTTTTCAAATGGCTCAAAATGTATGTCTGATGCTTTTTTGCTAATTGCGTCGTTAATTATATTTCCCTCGGTATCTATGTCTTTTTTATATATTCTTACTCCAAAACCAGCCTTTATTAATTT is a window encoding:
- a CDS encoding type II secretion system protein, with translation MRKRGFTLIELLCSVAILVVIISTIFVFIKPLVKIINEDKIDEIKVFTEDSICFGKLKSKYTNQYIKVAFSDKRINIYDKKGLLIKKYQLPNGYVYKYSNGKNIFLLDPNGEANISTTISVKKGKLEKDVLSITAGSEYINVK
- a CDS encoding type II secretion system F family protein; translated protein: MKRSKAHRIDNLTLSYIAESLGNTINCGIPIDEAFEMIKLNLKNKYHKEAITLVRDKVREGYSISKAMGGLNIFPVIFKEMILIGENTGKLQETLDSLGNFYKNLHTIKKKIVNALIYPMILISLIILISVIMFIYLLPQFIDMYSSLEIVPKGICKMIFDLRKSFDKMPVVSCINVVCYGVLIPYILCFKIFNTRIMKIIGKFKFFNQFIEFYIIQVFYLIFQSGVNVQNALYQFGNEVNIPVVKEKVLYIYENLIQGKALSLVLDEMSCISLYTISFVKVGEETGTLSERLKSLAEEKEKQITYKTDSITTIIEPTIILILSTVIISMFIIFLLPIYDGVKL
- a CDS encoding GspE/PulE family protein, coding for MNLGGELSLDNIDIGLLKEVPLDICEKYNIIPIGRYNGKIYVAMSNVSDEMVKYLEQNFSTGIVPIKSSESNIKKLIKAGFGVRIYKKDIDTEGNIINDAISKKASDIHFEPFEKEVLIKYRLNGSLILAFKIDKEKYLNIATRIKIKSNMDFSDKLRPQDGKMLHNMKNGELLDLRVSTLPTYYGEKIVIRVLYNNWDKYNLENLNFSKDDLSLLKRALAVRNGMIVVNGPTGSGKSTTLYSILNEEKSKDVNITTIEDPVEMLINGINQVGVNTKAGITFSNGLRSILRQDPDIIMIGEIRDEETARIAVRAAITGHKVYTTIHTKSPYEVFSRLKEMGIEEYLLMDSMILVISQRLVKRNCSNCNTVNRISDEIRNKHKISMEVSYKGTGCEECNYTGTQGRILIYDMLFIKDIEKANIKEYLRGEVGSKFSSNFFTRLKNLLEEGVISLDTYINFLEGENIEA